The stretch of DNA TCCCGGAGCCCCACCCGGGCGTGCAGGTGACGGAGCTGACGAACGAGACGCGCGTGCAGCACACCTTCCCGTGGGCGGTCTCCTCGGAGGCGCTGGCGTCGCGCAAGCTGGACGAGGCGGCGCTGCGCAAGGCGGCCTGGGCCCAGGGCTACGACCTGGCCAAGGTCAACGGCGGCCTGGAGCTGCGCAGCTGGCGCGCGGAGACGGCGCAGGACGTGGGCTCCGTCACCCTCAGCCCCGCGGGCGCCTCTCAGGTGAAGGTGTCCGACCTGGGCGCCGTCACCGACGGCCCGCAGCGCACCTTCAAGGAAGGCTACGTGCGCGGCGCGGACACCCCGGTGCCCGCGGGCAAGTACCTGGTCGACGACGCCGGCACCATCCAGTACGTCGTGGACCCGGGCATCGGCGGTCGCATCAGCAGCTACGAGGGCCAGCCCCTCACCCGCTACGCCGCGCCGAAGGCGCAGCTGTTCGCGCTCATCATCGACGGCATCCTGACGCAGCGGCTGCCGTGGGACCTGGTGCTCCTGGGCGTCTTCATCGCGCTGATGCTGGAGCTGTGCGGCGTGTCCGCCCTGCCCTTCGCGGTGGGCGTCTACCTGCCCATCAGCAGCAGCGCGCCGCTGTTCGTGGGCGGCATGGTGCGCTACGCCGTGGACCGCATCCGCGGCGGCGGCGAGTCCGACTTCTCGCCGGGCACCCTGCTCTCCTCCGGCTACATCGCGGGCGGCTCCATCGCGGGCGTGCTCATCGCCTTCCTGGAGATCGTCACCGACGGCGCCGGCACGCGCGCCATCAACCTCCCGTCGCTCTTCGGCCACGAGGGCGCCCTGGGCAGCTTCCTCAACACCGTGGGCGAGAGCGAGATGGCGCACCCGCTCTGGTCCAACCTGTGGGGCCTCGTCTTCTTCGCGGGCATCACCGTGTTCCTGCTGCGCTCGGCCCTCAAGGGCCCCAGCGCCGCGGTGTCACCGCCGCCCACCGGCAAGTAACACCCCGGGGGCACGCCCCCGGCTGAAGCACCGCGAGGCGGCGAGGGATGACACCCCGCCGCCTCGCCGTCTTCCACCCCTGGGCGCCCCGCGTCAGAGCGGCGGGATGGAGTCCGGGGCGGGAGCCGGCGCGGCCCCCTGGGCCTCCGCGCACACGTATTCGGTGCGGAGGGGGGCCACCAGCCCGAAGGACACCACGTACACGAGCGGGCTCCACCAGGGCCAGTACACGTCCACCCGCGACAGGCCGTGCTGACACTCGGACGCGGCGACGTTGGACGTCGTCAGCCCGTACACGAGCGTCGACCCCATCCGCTGCACCGGCAGCCCCTCCCGAGGCGCGCCGGACCGCACGCTCATCCGGAAACACCCGGGCAACAACCCCAGCAGCACGACACACCCCATGGCTCGCAACATGGCTCTCGAACCTCTCGTCACTCGGCGCGGGCCGGACCTTAGTCGGAAATCCCAGCCAGACTCCCGTGACACATCGAGCCGAGAGGCAAGTCCCCGGACTTCCTGCGCCGGATGGCTGGGGTACGGGCGGATTTCGCGGTAGGCTGGCCCTACCGCCCGAGCGGAGAGTTTCAGACGCATGGCCCAGCCCCAGAAGACCCAGGATGCGAACGCGGAGGGCCAGCTGGCCCCCGAGGTCCGCGAGAAGGTGGAGATGGCGCGGACGTTCGCGTTCCACCTGCTCAAGGGCATCAAGCAGATCGGCATGTACCGCCACAACGAGGCCCGCTTCCCGGAGTTCCTCGCCAAGGCACTGGAGAGCATCGCGGCGTACACGGACAAGTTCGGGCCCCTGTCGTTGAAGGTCGAGCAGCAGAACCTGACGCTGCACAACGAGACGCTGTTCTCCGAGGACACGCCGCTCCCCTACAAGTTCTTCCGGGACGGCATCCGCCAGCTCATCTTCCGGCCGGGGCTCTCCGTGGAGGAGCTGGTCACCTTCACGCTCATCGCGCTGTCGGAGCCGGAGCGCGGCGCGGAGGACGTGCTGGCGCAGCTGTGGCGCGCGGGCATGGAGCACGTCGAGTACGTGGTGGTGGAGGGCTTCTCCATGGAGAACGCCTCCGAGGAGGAGGTCCAGGTCGAGGTCGACAAGGTGGTGGGCTACCTCTACTCCCGCCTCCAGACGAACTCGGACGACTACCTGCGCTTCGCGCGCGTGTCCGCGGAGGACCTGGACGCGAAGCTGGACGGCGTGGAGCAGATCCGCGGCCTCGTGGTGGGCGGACGGCACGCGTCGGACGAACTGAAGGCGAAGCTCCAGCGCGAGGTCATGGAGGAGGAGGGCTCGCGGCTGTTCCCCAAGCTGGTGAGCGCGGTGTTCCAGGTGGTGGAGGGCGGTGTCGACGACGGCAACCTGCTCGAGGAGATCTTCGTCCAGCTCCTGGACATGCTCCTGCTCCAGGACGACTTCGGCACCATCAACCAGATCGTCCTCAAGCTGCGCGCGCTGTCGCAGAAGGACGGCGCCCTGGGCCGGCTGCTGGAGCTCTTCCTGCACAAGATGGGCGAGGAGCAGCGGCTGATGCGCCTGGGCGAGTCGCTCAAGGGCATGCGGCCGAAGAACCCCGCGGACGTGATGCGCTACCTCCAGTCGCTGGATCGCGACTCCGTCATCCCCCTGCTGACGGTGCTGGAGACGCTGGAGATTCCGGAGAACCGCGCGCTCGTCTGCGACGCGCTGGCCCCCTTCGCCCGCGAGATGCCGGAGCCCTTCGTGTCGCGGCTCCTGTCGGACCGTCCGCAGACGGTGCGCGACATGGTGTACGTGCTGGAGAAGAGCAACCACCCGGACCGCATCAAGATGTTCGGGCAGGTGCTCAAGAGCCCCAACCTGGTGGTGAAGCTGGAGGTGATCGGCATCATCGGGCGCGGCCGCACCGGCGAGGCGCGCCGCCTCATCGCCGAGGCGCTCACGGACCCCATCGCCCAGGTGCGCATGACGGCGGCGCGCATGCTGCCGGAGTTCGACCGCGACAAGGCCTTCACGGACCTGATGCGCCTGGTGCGCGACCCCGGCTTCGAGAAGAAGAGCCCCGACGAGCGCATGGCGCTGTACCACGCGGTTGGTTCCACGGGGACCCCGGCGGCGCTCTCGCACATGCAGCAGCTGCTGGCGGTGAAGCCGTCCTTGCTCAACAAGAAGCGGGTGCTGGAGGAGAAGCTGCTCGCCATCAACGGCCTGGCGGGCGCGTGCTCCATCCAGAGCTACAAGATGTTGCAGACGGTCGTCGAGGATCGCGGCCAGCCGGTGGAGCTGCTCACGGCGGCGCGCAAGGCGATGTACCAGACACGCAAGACGCTGTTCGGTGATTCGGCGCTCCCCGAGGAGGCGTAGCCCATGGCCGAGAACCTGAAGGTCACCCAGAGCCAGGACGAGAGCACGACCGAGTTCGGGCGCGAGCACAACGAGAAGCTCCAGGCGCTCGCGCGCTCCATGGTCGCCGGCCTCTACATGCTGGTGCGCTCGGTGAAGATGTATGACCCCGAGAACGCCGTCTTCGAGAAGCCGCTGCACCAGCTCCAGGACATCATCAACCAGATCATCGGCAAGGAAGGCCGGCTGGAGCTGGTGGGCGTCAAGGACTCCTTCTACCTGAACAGCATGCTGGTGAAGGTGGACCTGAACTCCATCGAGAACCAGCGCTACCTGCTGTCGGAGATGCGCTCGAAGGACGTGGGCGGCTTCACCCTCACCAAGCAGGTGACGGTGCCCGAGCTGAAGAACTTCGTGTGGATCTTCAGCAAGGAGCAGTCGTCCACGGCCGAGGAGGACGGCCTCGCGGGGCGCAAGCTGCTCAACATGCGCGTGGCCAAGTTCTCCAAGCTCAAGGAGAAGCTGGACAAGGACATGAACGACCCGGGCGACCAGAAGGTCGACCGGAAGAAGTACGCGATGACCGTCTACGCGCGGGCGGTCTTCTTCATCGGCAAGTACCTGGAGTCGGTGCGCGCCGGAAAGCCCATCAACGCCTCCAAGGCGCTGCGGCTGGTGCAGGACTTCGTCGACATCTCCTTCGAGCAGAAGACGCACTTCCTGGGCATGACGACCATGAAGCGCGAGCACGAGTATCTGGTGTACCACCAGGTCAACGTGTGCCTGATGAGCATCGTCTTCGGCGCGGAGCTGGGGCTCACCAAGCCGCAGCTGCGGGACCTGGGCTACATCGCCCTCTTCCACGACGCGGGCATGACGACGCTGCCCGAGGAGCTGGCCACGAAGCGCGGCGCCCTGACGCCCGAGGAGCGCGTGGCCGTGCAGCGCGCGCCCCTCATCTCCGTGCGCAACATCCTCATGGAGAAGGGCTTCAGCCGCTCCACCCTGCTGCGCGTCGTCACCACGTTCGAGCACAAGACGGACTTCGGAACCGCCGTGCGCGACTCGCGCGGCAACATCCAGATGATCATCCCGAAGACGAACCTCGGGGCCTACGCGAAGATCATCGCCATCTGCGACGCCTACGACGCGCTCACCTCCAAGCGCCCCTACCGGGACGCCTATGGCCCGGAGGTCGCGCTCATGCTGATGTGGACGGAGATGCGCAACAAGTTCGACCCGGAGCTGCTCGAGGTCTTCATGCGCGTCATGGCCATCCAGCCGGTGAAGGTGCTGTCCAAGCGTCAGCAGACGCTCAGCGTGTCCGGCCTGTAGTCGCGCGCTTCGCCGCCTTCTTCACCGGGGCCTTCTTCCGCGCGGGCGCGGCGGGAGGCTCCTGCTGGGCGGATGCCCCGCGCAACAGCCGCAAGGCCCCGGCGAGGTCCGCCGGGATGGGCGCCTCGAGCGAGAGCTGCTTGCCCGAGCGCGGGTGCGCGAAGGACAACCGCCAGGCGTGCAGGGCCTGCCGTCCCACGAGCGCCTGGGCCTCCGCCGCGAGCCCCTTGGCCTTGCGCCCCGCGCCGTAGAGCGCGTCCCCCAGCAGCGGGTGCCCCGCCTCCGCCAGGTGCACGCGAATCTGATGCGTGCGGCCTGTGAGCAGGTCCACCTCCACCAGGGCGGCGCCGTCGAACACCTCTCGCACGCGGTAGACGGTGATGGCCGGCTTGCCCTCCTTCACCTTGCCGGTGAAGCGCTGCCGGTGGACGGGGTGGCGGCCGTAGAGCGTCTCGATGCGCCCCTCCGCGGGCGGCGCGCCGTGCACGAGCGCGAGGTACGTCTTCTCCACCGCGCGCGTCTTGAAGGCCTTCTGGAGCGCGACGAGCGCCTGCTCGTTCTTCGCCACCACGAGGCAGCCGGTGGTGTCCTTGTCGAGCCGGTGGACGATGCCCGGACGCAGCTCGCCTCCCACGCCCGCCAGGTCCTTCACCCGGTGCAGCAGCGCGTTGACGAGCGTGCCCGAGGCATGGCCGGCCCCGGGGTGCACCACCATGCCCGCGGCCTTGTCCACCACCACGAGGTCCTTGTCCTCGTGGAGCAGCGTGAGCGGGAGTTCCTGCGCCTCCGGGACGGCGGCGACGGGCGCGGGGACATGGAGGGTGAGCGACTCGCCCCCTCGCAGCCGCAGCGCGGCCTTCACGGGTCGCCCTTCGACGAGGACATGGCCGTCGTCGATCAGGGCCCTGATGCGGGAGCGGGTCAGGTCGGGGAACGCCTGCGCGAGATACTGGTCCACGCGCTCTCCGCGAGCGGAGGGCGCGGCGCGATGCTCGCGGGTGTCGGGTGCCGCCACGTTCAGCGGGACTACCAGATCTTCGACTTCACGTGCGCCTTGGAGCGCAGGACGATGTCATTCACGGCGCGCTCGAAGAAGTTCGCCTTCGTGAAGACTTCCTGGCTGACGCGGCTCCTGTACAGCTCGCGGCCCTCCTCGAGCTCCTCCTTGAGGACATCGAAGAGGTTGTCCTGCTCGATGCCCTTGATGATCTTCTGCTCGTTGTAGAGCGAGATATCCGAGGCAATCGCTCGGGCGAGCCGCATCGCCTTGACCTTTTCCTCGTCCGTCATCGTCCTCCCTACATAGGCACCGCACCGTAGGGAGTCAACTTTCCTTCCAGGGCGGCCATCGGTCGCCTGCACAGCAGGACGGCGTTACTTCTTGCCCGTCTTCTCAGAAGCCAAGGCCAGGTAGCTCCTGGAGACCCGGAGCGGATCCAGCCCCAGCTCCCGCGCGAGGTTCATGAGGATACCGCGCAGGTACACCTGGGCCGGGAGCGCGGTGTAGCGGTCCGCCTCGACGTTCTCGAGGTGCCGGGAGGAGATGCGGGTGCGGTCGGCCACCTGCTGGAGGGTGTAGCCGCGAGCCTCGCGGACACGACGCAGCAGCTCGCCGTTGAACTCGGCGTCCGAGGGGATGTCCGGGATGCGGGGGCGCACCTCGCGAACGCGCGCGGCCACCTGCGCCATCGCGGCTTCGGCCGTGGCGATGGCCGAGTCCTGGGACAACACCTGCGCCTCGCCGAGATGGCGCCCACTCGTCGGACGGGACACCGGGCGCGCCAGGGCGAGCTCCGAGGACAGCGGCCGCATCGGCTCGCGCTGCGCCACGCCCTCCACCGGGGTCGGTTCGACCACAGGCGGGGCCGTCACGACCTGGGGGGTGGGCTGCGCGGCCGGTTGCGCGCTGATCGCGCTCGCTGGAGCGGCGTTCTCCTGGGGGACGGGCTGAGGCGACGCGACGACGGCGGTCGGAGTCGCGACCTCCATCTCGGAAGCGGGCCGCGATGGCGGCACGTCGGAGGTGGTGGCGGCATCGCCATGGGAGACGGGCCGTGCCGGGATGGACGCGCTCGCTGGAGGCACCGCCGAGATGACCGCGGGGGAACCGGCTTCCGCCTCTGCCAGGCCCTGGGAGGCGGTCTGCGACGCGGCGACCACATTCGCGGAGGGGGCCTCCGACGCGGCCGGCACCTGAGAGGCGGTCTGCGACGCAACCGCCGCTGAGGCGGTCTGCGAAGCGGCCGAGCCCTGGGAAACGGGCTGCGCCAGGGTGGCCTCGCTCGAGGTCGTGGCCACGGGGCCAGGAGCGGACTGGGGTGCGGTGCTCTCGGGCCCACCCTCGCCCGCTGGAGCGGACGTCCCGGGAGAAGCCGCCACCGTCGAACCGGCGCTCACATCGGACGACGCCGTCCCTCGCGAAGCGGGAACCAGGGTCGCATCGGCGGCCTTCGCGTGGGGCACGTCCACCGAAGTCCCGCTCGCGGCCGTCTCCGCGCGAGACATCACCCCGGAGACATCCACCGCGCTTCCGACCACCGGAGACGTCTGGAAGGAGCTCGTCACATACCCCAGTGAGAAGCCCGTGAAGAAGCTGGCTCGGAAGTCCTGGGGCCCCGTCACGTTGACGCCATCCGGGGCCTCGGACGCGGACGCCGAGCCACGGGTCCGCTTCCGCTTCGCGCTCCCCTCCTCCGCGTCCGCGGATGGACTCGAATCGCCACGCGCGCTCGGGGCCTCGTCGGCCGCCGCTCCGGACGTCTCCGCCGGGACGCGCCCATCGCCCGCCACGGCGCTCGAGAGCGACTCCGCCGCGCGCTCCACCGCGGACGGAGGGCTCGCCACCGCTTCCACGAGGCGCTGCGCGGACAGCCCCAGGTCCTTGTCGTATTCGACGCGCAGGTCGGCGTCGGTGAGGATCTCCATCGCCTCGGTCATCCGGGCGCGCAGCGCGTCCACCTGGTCGGAGTCCACGAGCGCGTACACGGCGATGGAGTCCGGCGCATACAGCTCCATCAACCGCGCATATGCGGCGCGGATGTCGTCCATCGGCGCGGTGACAGGGACCTCCAGGAGCTCGTAGTAGTTCTGCTGCGCGAAGGGCTTCATGGGGTAGGCGAGGTGTCGGAGCCGTCGAGGGCGAGCAGTCGCGAGGCGATGCGCTGAATGGCGGTAGCAGCCGGGGAGTCGGGTCGTTCGATGAGGACGGGGCGACGCTTGCGCACCGCGCGCCACGCCTCGTCGTCATACCGGATGGCCCCGAGGTCATCCATGTCGATGCCGAAGAACTTCTTCCAGGCGGAGGCCACCGCGGCCCCCACGCTCGAGTCCGCGTCCGTGCGCGCCTGGTTGACGATGAGCCGGATGCGGAACGCCGCCAGCTCCCGCTCCAACTTCTCCGCGCCCACCGGGTCCTTGCGCCGTACCTGCGCGAGCACGTCGTGCAGCGTGCGCAGCGAACCCTCGCGCGTGGTCAGCGCGCTGTCCACCAGGTCCTGGATGCCGTACTCGGTCTCCATCGCCTGCAGCCTGCGGAAGAACGCCGCCTTGGCGAAGCGGTACGCGTTCTCCACCGACGTCGGCTCGGGCAGCACCACCAGCAACCCGTGGTCCGCCATGATGAAGAAGTCGATGGTGTTGAAGCTCGTCCCGGCGCCCAGGTCGAGGATGAGGTAGTCCGCCGACGCCCCGAGCAGCGTCTTGAGCAGCTTCTGCTTCTGCGCGTACTTGAGGTTCGCCGCGTCCAGCGCGTCCTGCGCGCCGGCGATCAACGAAAGCCTGGGCACGCCCGTGGGGACGATGACGTCCTCCAGCCGTGACTTGTTCTTGCGCAGGAAGTCGGAAAGCGTCGCCTCCGGCTGCCCCACCCCCAGGCACGTGTGCAGGTTGGCGCCACCGAGGTCCGCGTCCACCAGCAGCACGTTCATCCCCGCCTGCGCCAGGGCCACGCCCAGGTTGGCGGAGACCATGGACTTGCCGATGCCGCCCTTGCCGCCTCCCACCGCGATGATGCGCTTGGGGCGCGGACGACTTCCCAGCCCCGGCGGTGCGGAGACACGCGCTTCGGGGATCGGGGTCCCTAGGGCACGGGCTTCGGCCAGGGGCGCTCGCGAGGGCTTCGACATGGGGACTCCCATCAAATCCCGTCCTACCGCCCGCGTCGACTCCCCGCCAATCCTCGGCCACTCCACCGCCGCGGCTCCCGGTTCCCCCGGCCTCTCCGACACGGATTCCCGGGCTCCCCGGCTGTTCAGCAGACAACCAGCCGGGCTCCCGGCGCCAGGGGGGGCCGCCAATGAGAGCCAGAGACGGATGGAGGCGATGAGGACCATCGCCAGGTCGTTGGCGGCGCGCCTCTCGTAGCTTGGACCGCGGCGCGGGACCGCGGACCGGACACCCGGGCTCCAGCAAGAGGGCTGCCCCACGAGCAAGCCCTGGCGAGCACGCCCTCTTCGGGGCAACAGCGGAGTTGGCCGCGCCGGAATTCAGAACCGCTGCGCGCGTTGGGAGCTTCGTCGCAAGGCTCGTCCCCGCCCGCTGGCGCGGGACTCGGGCCTTCCACTCAAACAGACGCAGGCTCCGCCGTTCAGGTTGGCGCCCTCCACGTCTGGGAGACCGCTCCCGAGCGTGGGGACGTGCCTCGCGCGCGGGGTCCGCTGGAGGCAACGAAGTTTGCGGAAACTCCGAATGGCATTCGTGGTCACGACGTTCTCACTGCTGCTGTCCGCGGCCTGCAGCGGTAACGGGGCGGGAGATGAGACCGTGCCCGTTGACGAGCCCACCCCCCCTGACGAGGGCACCCCTGCCCCCTCCCCTGGAGCCGGCGATCCGGAACCCGCCCCCACTCCCGGCGAGCCCGAGCCCACCCCTGGTGAGCCTGCCCCCTCTCCCGACCCCGGCCCCGGTCCTGTCGACCCCGGCCCAACGGATCCCGAGCCTCCACCGGTTCCTCCCGAACAGGCGGATGTCCTGCCCACCCCCAAGCGAACGCTCACCGCGAGCAACCTCAGCGAGCTGCGGAGCATGATTGCCGCCGCCATCCCGGGTGACCGCATCGAGGTCGCCGACGGCGCCTACACCAATCAGACCCCCATCGAGGTATCGGTCCGGGGGACGCAACAGGACCCCATCGTCATCACCGCGAAGAGCGTGGGCGGAGTGACCATCGGTGGAGCCTCGGGCTTCCATGTGGAAGACGCCGCCCATGTCATCCTGCGGGGCTTCAAGTTGACCCACGCGGTGAAAGAGGGAGACGTCGCGCTGAGAGTCGTCGGCTCGACGCACGTTCGCGTCACCAGGAACGAGTTCGCCATCAAGGACACGACGTCCACCAGCACCTGGATGCGGCTCGAGGGCGCGGGCAGCGCCAACAACCGCATCGACCACAACTCCTTCCACGACAAGACCAGCTCCAATGTCTTCCTCGCCGTCTATGGCAATGCGCCGGACGGAAGCGTGGGCATGTCGCAGAACGACCGCATCGACCACAACCACTTCCACAAGCTGACCCTCGACAGCGAGGGTGGCGAGTGTCTGCGCATCGGCGACAGCAAGCGCGGCCCCATCAGCGCGCACACCCTGGTGGAGGCCAACCTCTTCGAGCAGTGCAACGGTGACCCCGAGGTCATCTCCAACAAGAGCTCGGAGAACGTCTTCCGCGGCAACACCCTGCGCAACAACAAGGGCTCGCTGGTGCTGCGCCATGGCAACAAGAACGTGGTGGATGGCAACTTCATCCTGAACAACGCGGGGGGACTGCGCGTCTACGGCCACGACCACCTCATCACCAACAACTACATCGAGGGCAGCACCGGCACGGGCGCCCAGGGCACCATCGTCCTCAGCAGCGGCTGCACCGAGGAGGACACGGGCCTGGGCACGGACTGCAGCGTGGCCAACCGGGTGACGGTGGCCTTCAACACCCTGGTGGGCAACCGGCCGACCCACCTGGTCATCGGCTCCTCCGATTCACGGCGGCCCATTCCGGCTCGGGACCTGCGCGTCGAGAACAACCTCCTCGTCGGTGAGGAGGGGACGTTGGTGGACTTCGAGCGGGCTCCCGAAGGCTTCACCGCCATCGGCAACATCCTCTGGGGCGCGGCCTCGCCCGGCGACATGCCCTCCGCGGGCTACGTGAGGGTGGCTCCCCAACTGGTGCGCGCGGCGGATGGCCTCATGCGCCCGTCCGCCTCGAGCCCGGTCATCGGCGCGGCGCGCACCTCCACCGGCGGATCGAGCCCCACCACGGACATGGATGGACAGGCGCGCTCCGGCGCGCTGGACGTGGGCGCGGACCAGGCGGCGAGCAGCCCGGCCCTTCGCCGTCCACTCACCGCCACGGACGTCGGACCTCGAGCCCCCTAGGGCGCGCCTGTATCCGCTCGCTCACATGATTCGGGTGTGGTGGTGACCGTGACGGCCTCGTCCGTTTCGGCTGGCCGCCACACCCGGATGCGGTAGCCGCGGCCCGCCGCGCAAGCGCGCACCTCCATCTCGTCCTGCCCGGGCAGGACGGAGACATGGGCCGGCGACAGGGCATTCAGTCCACTCGTGAAGAGCGTCCCATAGTGGGCCCGGGCGCCCTCGCGGAGGTAGACGAGCACCGTCGACGCCTTGCGCACCTCGTAGTCCTCCGAGTACCAGCCATCGTACGGCTTCGTGGCTCCACGCACCGTGGTGGCGGACAGCCCCTCCGGCAGGGCCTGGGTGACCTGGAGGACGCGCTTGCCCGTCGCGTCCGTGACGAACGCGGAGACGCCTTGCGTGGAGACGGTGAGGTCCGGCTGAAAGTGCCAGCGCTGCTCGAAGCGGTGCGAGCCTTCCGAGATGAGCTGGTCGAACACGAGGACCACGTCCTTCTCCAGCAGCATGACCGCGCGCCAGTGGCGCACCCCTTCGTAGAGCGCGTGGAAGCCGGACTGGTAGAGCCACGGGTTCCCCTGCGCTGACAGGCTGGGGCTGGCGTTCCCATCCCGCTGGTCCAGCCCATCCACCGTCACCGTGTTGTGGGCGCGGGTGCTGCGGAAGTAGGTCTCCTCGTCTCCCGGCTCCTCGGTGAACATCCCGGAGTCGGTCAGCAGCGTGCGGCCGGCCGAGTAGAGGACCACATTGAGGGCATCGAGGTGGCTGTGGTCCGTGCGGTAGGGCCCCATGTCGAACACCACGTGCGTCTGTGCCTGGTAGTCCAGGGCAGTGTCGAACGAGGAGCGCAGCACCGCCAGTCCCGAACTCGAGAAGACGGCGAGGCGCTCGGTGGGCGCGCTGCCGCACATGCCCGCCGTCAGCATGTGGCCCAGCTCGGGGAAGACCGCGCCCATCCTCGCGAGCAACACCGGTTGGTGCTTGCGAACCAGCAGACGCTGACTCGCCCCGAGCATGGGGATGTGCCCATCGGGCTGCACGATATAGGCGGCGAAGCGCGCCATCCGCTCCAGCACGGGCGCCACCTGCGCGGGCAGCTCCAGACCGTACGCCCGCGCCCACTGCGCGAGCTGATACGCCTGGGTGAAGACGTAGAACTGGTAGTAGGCCGAGTTCTCGATGACGAAGCCGTCCGAGCCGATGATGTCCGCGAGCAGCCCCTCGTAGCGGGCGAGCGCCAGCTCACGCCACCGGAGCGCGTCCTCGAAGTACGGGAAGTTCTCCGCGATGAGCAGCAGCGCCGTCGCTTCGGCGAACCCGTGGTTGAAGCCGGCCTCGAAGTTCCCCGGGTCCGCCAGGAAGCGCGCATCCTCGAGGATGAGCCGCTCGAGCAGCGTCTGGTCCTGCGATCCGAGGGCGTCCGCGTGCTTGAGCTTCCAGTATGAATTGATGAGCACCATGGCCCGGTACGCGGTGCCGTGTTTGTCCTGGCTGAAGACGGAGTTCTGCTTGTTGTCGGCGAAGCTCCTGAAGATCTCCATGAGCTTGTCGCGGTAGCGCCGGTCACCCGTCTCCCGGAAGGCCCACAGGAGGTGGGCCGTGGGCCGCAACCCGTAGAAGACGTAGCGCCAGAACTTCTCGCCGTAGGGGTCCTCCGTCCAGGTCAGCGGCATCGGCAGGTGGATGGGGTCGAACCGGGGAACCGGCCAGGTGTCCTTGAGCAGCAGGTCCGCTTGCGCCAGGTCGCCCTCGTCCAACCACAGGTAGGCCACCTCCTTTCCGAACGGGTGGCCCCCCACGACGCACGCGCTCCCCTTGCAGCCCTTCTGCTGCGCCGGGTTGGCGTCCTCCCGCCCGCAGGCGATGTTCAGCACCTCGGCCGAGTCGAGCTCCCTCGACGGCTCCTTCTTGTGCCCGCAGTGCGTGAGCAGCCCAAGAAGCAAGACACCACCCACGGCTCTCCATCCCAGTCTTCGCGACATCTCTCGTCACTCCGTTGCAGGAAGGCGAACAGTCCGGTCCAGACGGGCGTCGCTGGACCTACTCCACGCGAATGAAGGCGTCCGCGCCGCCAGGGGCCGTGGCACCGCCGCCCAGGCCGACATGCGGGAACAGCGCGGCACACTCCGGGTCTCCGGCGCTGGAGAAGCATCCGGGGACAGGGTCCGTCAGCCCATCTCCGGAGCGCTCGAAGTCCGTGTGCGCGAAGAGCGCGGCCACGTCGAAGACGACCCGGTTGCGCCGCGGCTCGAAGCCCGTGAGGAAGATGGTGCCTTGATTCTCCGCGCTGCAGTCGACGCCGATGGCGGGCACCCCCGTGCAGCCGTCGGCTCGGACGTGGAAGACATAGGCCCGGTTCCCGCCCGAGCGCACGTCGAGCCGGAGGTACCTGTAGCCGTACGTCCAGCTCCACCACATGCTGGGGTCATCGAGCGGTGGGTCCGCCCACTCCACGTTCCGGTGGTTGATTTCGCGCGGCACCCCTAGCGTGAACTCCACGCCGGTGTAGTCGTCGAAGTCGGGCACGGTGCCCGTCACCTCGGTGT from Myxococcus stipitatus encodes:
- a CDS encoding HD-GYP domain-containing protein yields the protein MAENLKVTQSQDESTTEFGREHNEKLQALARSMVAGLYMLVRSVKMYDPENAVFEKPLHQLQDIINQIIGKEGRLELVGVKDSFYLNSMLVKVDLNSIENQRYLLSEMRSKDVGGFTLTKQVTVPELKNFVWIFSKEQSSTAEEDGLAGRKLLNMRVAKFSKLKEKLDKDMNDPGDQKVDRKKYAMTVYARAVFFIGKYLESVRAGKPINASKALRLVQDFVDISFEQKTHFLGMTTMKREHEYLVYHQVNVCLMSIVFGAELGLTKPQLRDLGYIALFHDAGMTTLPEELATKRGALTPEERVAVQRAPLISVRNILMEKGFSRSTLLRVVTTFEHKTDFGTAVRDSRGNIQMIIPKTNLGAYAKIIAICDAYDALTSKRPYRDAYGPEVALMLMWTEMRNKFDPELLEVFMRVMAIQPVKVLSKRQQTLSVSGL
- a CDS encoding P-loop NTPase encodes the protein MSKPSRAPLAEARALGTPIPEARVSAPPGLGSRPRPKRIIAVGGGKGGIGKSMVSANLGVALAQAGMNVLLVDADLGGANLHTCLGVGQPEATLSDFLRKNKSRLEDVIVPTGVPRLSLIAGAQDALDAANLKYAQKQKLLKTLLGASADYLILDLGAGTSFNTIDFFIMADHGLLVVLPEPTSVENAYRFAKAAFFRRLQAMETEYGIQDLVDSALTTREGSLRTLHDVLAQVRRKDPVGAEKLERELAAFRIRLIVNQARTDADSSVGAAVASAWKKFFGIDMDDLGAIRYDDEAWRAVRKRRPVLIERPDSPAATAIQRIASRLLALDGSDTSPTP
- a CDS encoding RluA family pseudouridine synthase — its product is MAAPDTREHRAAPSARGERVDQYLAQAFPDLTRSRIRALIDDGHVLVEGRPVKAALRLRGGESLTLHVPAPVAAVPEAQELPLTLLHEDKDLVVVDKAAGMVVHPGAGHASGTLVNALLHRVKDLAGVGGELRPGIVHRLDKDTTGCLVVAKNEQALVALQKAFKTRAVEKTYLALVHGAPPAEGRIETLYGRHPVHRQRFTGKVKEGKPAITVYRVREVFDGAALVEVDLLTGRTHQIRVHLAEAGHPLLGDALYGAGRKAKGLAAEAQALVGRQALHAWRLSFAHPRSGKQLSLEAPIPADLAGALRLLRGASAQQEPPAAPARKKAPVKKAAKRATTGRTR
- a CDS encoding helix-turn-helix domain-containing protein, yielding MKPFAQQNYYELLEVPVTAPMDDIRAAYARLMELYAPDSIAVYALVDSDQVDALRARMTEAMEILTDADLRVEYDKDLGLSAQRLVEAVASPPSAVERAAESLSSAVAGDGRVPAETSGAAADEAPSARGDSSPSADAEEGSAKRKRTRGSASASEAPDGVNVTGPQDFRASFFTGFSLGYVTSSFQTSPVVGSAVDVSGVMSRAETAASGTSVDVPHAKAADATLVPASRGTASSDVSAGSTVAASPGTSAPAGEGGPESTAPQSAPGPVATTSSEATLAQPVSQGSAASQTASAAVASQTASQVPAASEAPSANVVAASQTASQGLAEAEAGSPAVISAVPPASASIPARPVSHGDAATTSDVPPSRPASEMEVATPTAVVASPQPVPQENAAPASAISAQPAAQPTPQVVTAPPVVEPTPVEGVAQREPMRPLSSELALARPVSRPTSGRHLGEAQVLSQDSAIATAEAAMAQVAARVREVRPRIPDIPSDAEFNGELLRRVREARGYTLQQVADRTRISSRHLENVEADRYTALPAQVYLRGILMNLARELGLDPLRVSRSYLALASEKTGKK
- a CDS encoding HEAT repeat domain-containing protein, whose protein sequence is MAQPQKTQDANAEGQLAPEVREKVEMARTFAFHLLKGIKQIGMYRHNEARFPEFLAKALESIAAYTDKFGPLSLKVEQQNLTLHNETLFSEDTPLPYKFFRDGIRQLIFRPGLSVEELVTFTLIALSEPERGAEDVLAQLWRAGMEHVEYVVVEGFSMENASEEEVQVEVDKVVGYLYSRLQTNSDDYLRFARVSAEDLDAKLDGVEQIRGLVVGGRHASDELKAKLQREVMEEEGSRLFPKLVSAVFQVVEGGVDDGNLLEEIFVQLLDMLLLQDDFGTINQIVLKLRALSQKDGALGRLLELFLHKMGEEQRLMRLGESLKGMRPKNPADVMRYLQSLDRDSVIPLLTVLETLEIPENRALVCDALAPFAREMPEPFVSRLLSDRPQTVRDMVYVLEKSNHPDRIKMFGQVLKSPNLVVKLEVIGIIGRGRTGEARRLIAEALTDPIAQVRMTAARMLPEFDRDKAFTDLMRLVRDPGFEKKSPDERMALYHAVGSTGTPAALSHMQQLLAVKPSLLNKKRVLEEKLLAINGLAGACSIQSYKMLQTVVEDRGQPVELLTAARKAMYQTRKTLFGDSALPEEA